The Cervus canadensis isolate Bull #8, Minnesota chromosome 21, ASM1932006v1, whole genome shotgun sequence genomic interval AGCAGTCAGCGCCCCATACTGTGTTTCTGGAAGCCAGGCCCGGTGAGGTTCACACCATTTTCCCAGGACCAGCCGTTCCCCGCCCCATCCCAGTCCACGGCTGTCTTCTGTGACCTAGTAGTTTATGCTCAGTTGTAGGGAGGTGTACTTACCAGGGATTACTCCATTTTCTTCAACTTCTCTTTCCTCGGCACCATCACTTTACGGACGTAAGGCAATATGAATAGTAGACTCAAGAAGAAGACGTGGCCAAGGAAATAAATGGACTTGTACACCTGTGGGGACACGCAGCCTCCGTGGTAGATGATAGCCTGGAActgtccccctccccactgcccgcCTGACCTCTCAGCAGTCCCTTCCCCTCTGGCGGGTAGGTCCCTGGCTACCTTCATCCACTTGTCCCATGTGAAGAGGCAGAAAGCGGTCATCGAGTAACCCATGAAGAGCCAGTGGATGGTCTGCTGCACCAGATAGTAGAGGGGCTGCAGGACGGTGATGGAGGCCAACCTGCTTAGGACTGGGCTGTCTTGAATCAAGCTGGCAGCCTGGGGAGGAAGGAATGGGCTCACTCAGCCTTGCTCCTCTGCTCAGGTCCCCTCTGCCCGCCGTCCTGAGGGCTCACCTGTCGCTCCACGATCACAATGAGGAACTCCATCTGAAAGCAGACCAGGTACCCTGAATGCAGGCCGTGCCAGAGCGCCAGGAAGAGCAGCGAGAGGCCCTGGGACAGAACCTTATTTCCCAGGAACTTGAGTCGTTTGAAGAAGTAGCTGGAGAgaagggtgagagaggatgagccTCAGACCCATCCTGCCTCCTGGCGCCCACACTGGGGCGGGAAGGCAGTGTGCGCGGGTCACTTCAGAATGAAAGGCAGCCAAGCTGATGAGTCACGGTTTAGACAGAACGGACTGAATGAAGACTCAGCTGGGGCCCCGCTTGGTACCGTGGACGATGACGGGTGGCCTGCCTGGTGCCGAGGCTGCAGCGGAGAGGGGTGGGCTAGCCTGTACCCAGGCCGCTAACTaccttgtttctgtttttgaaacaTAACAGGGATGGTTTTGGGGGTGTTGAGTTGGGGACGAGAGTGGGCATGGCTGGGGGTGTCAGAGTGCCTGGAGGGGTCCGCCTGCAGTGGGGAAAGGTGAAGAAGTCAAGTGACACATCCCTGCCCTGGGCGCTTACCGGGCCACCCAGGCGTTGGTGTTGATGTTGAAAGAAGCAATGGTGCCCGTGAAGCGGGGGTTGGTTTCAAAGAGCCACACCTTCATGTTGGCACAGGCATCCCACTTGGCTGTCCCATACTCATCGAAGCCACTGAAGCCCAGCCCCGTCAGAATGCACACGCCTTCCTGAGGGAGCCAGGCCATGAGTGTCCCACCGCCACCCGGCTCCCACTCCAGGCAGGTGGTCTGTGATCCCGCCCCTCTACCCCCCAACAGGTTCATCCCCTGTGAGCCCGCCCCCTCTGCCCCCCAGCTGGTCTGTGAGCCCACCCCTCTCCTCACCGTGACCAGCCAACAGGTGACATATTTGTACAGCACGAACTTGCCCCAGAGCAGCATGTACATGCAGCGGAACCAGAAGCTGCCGTTCTTGAGAGAAGAGAACGTGGGTGGGTTAGGAATGCCACTAGACCAGGAGCCCTTCCTCGTCTTACCTCACATATGCGGCTGACTACTCTGCAATAGGCCAAGGGGAACCCCTCGGAGAGGCCCCGAGACAGCGGGGCCTCACCTCCTCTCCTAAAGTGGGGGGCACTTGGGACACTGGTGCTGGGGGCTTTTACGTCCACATTCATCGTCAGTGAAGGAAATGGGGCCGAGCCAGCAACTCTCCCCGGGTCCTGGGCTCCTAGTGCCCGTCTGCCCAGGGCTGGAGGGGCTTGGCCAGGTCGCCCGGCTGTTAAAGAGAATGAACCCAAGCTGAGCTGCAGGGGGAGGTCGAGGTGCCGATGCGTACCCGGCATGGCCCTGTGCCCGCGAGGTTGTGCAGCGCTGGCTGATGGGCGCCAACTCTCAGATCTAGAGCAAGACCAACAGGCAGTTGTAGGTGGTGCTCCCACCTCTCAGCTATCTACGGGGGTCCCGGCCTGGCCACCGAGTGTCTGGTGCTGCTGTGCCGCGGCTGCTGACGAAGCACTCACGTGGTAGTCGTCGCTGAGGAGATAGTCTTCGGTGATGTGGGGGCTGAGCAGGGTGTAGCCCACTAGGTAGACCAGGCCCAGGGCCAGGCGCCGGAGAGCAGGTATGGTGCTGGAAAGGGACAGGCGGGGTCATGGCGGGTGATGGCAGAGGCCCCTCCCTCTGCTCTTCTTGAGGGCGTGCGCTGCCTCAGCTGGGCAGGGGAATGGAGCATGCAAGTCCTGAGTCTGGGTGCTTCCCCTCAGGTCCGGCGGACCTCTGGGTCTCCCCGGTGTACGCAGGCTACGTGGGGACTGAAAGCCCGATGCAGAGCTCAGCTTTGGATCTGCTCTCTTCTCTCCTGGCTGGATCGATGCTCAGACACAGGCTGGCCAAAGTTCTCAGCAAAGGGATCTGCCTGGTAACTTGATCAGTTTCCTgattcttggtggctcagatggtaaagaatctgcctgaaatgtgggagacccaggcttgatccctgggtggggaagatcccctggagaaggaaatgcaccccactccagtgttcttgcctggagaatcccatgaaccgaggagcctggcgggctatagtccatgggactgtgaaatatatagattttgatatattaacattttttaaactggGAAAATGGGTTTTAAAGGCAGGGACATGACTGCTTCAGGCAAAATTCTATGGCATAAAAGTGTATTTTGATGTTTGTACCACAGGTTCGGGAGGGATGGTGGGAAGTGACCCAAACTGACAAGTGCCCACTCCCCGCCATGAGCAGGCACGCAGCGCTGGTCACAGGGCAAGAGCCTGGGCCACAGCAGACAATGCAGCTGGCCGGCCTTTGGGAGGTCACTTCAGAAGCGCCTTTGTGTCAGGTGAGAGGCCTGAACGGAGGTCTTGATGAAGGGGGTGATTACCTGTTTGGTATCCTCCCTGGGACGTCGGTCAGCTCTCCCCGCACCAGCTTCATGTAGTGGTTCATGGAGAACTGGGGCCCCACCAGGAAGGCTCCGTAGAAGTAGGAGAAGCCGGCGACTTCCAGCAGGGAGGGGACACCCCGTATGGCGTATATCTGCTGCTCGGAGGACAAGGATTTCTGTGCCAAGAAGAGAACAAAGAGTTCAGGACCCCCAAGAGCCAGTGTGAGGGCTCCCCGCCCTGGTGCCCCACTGAACTGGGTTCTGCAAACAGAACCTCTTTGAGGGGATGAAAATATGGAGGGGAGTCGGTGCTTCAGGGGGAAGTGGGTGTGTCGGGGGGAAGTTCAGCCACGGCCAGCTGCAGCCCTCTTCCCAGGGCTTGCTGGCTGGATCACTGGGCTGTGAGCAAAAGCTGGACCTGGGCAGTCAGAAATGGTGATCATACCACCCGGCCCGAGGGCGGGAGGGAGGCCCCACCCCTGATGATAATAGCCATCCTCCTCCCTTTGGGTTAAACTCCTTCACCTCTCTGCAGAGGGAGGGTACTTACCTGATCCTTCCCTCCGTCATAGTAGTCTATGGCCAGACCTGAGCAGAGAGAGAAGGTGTGGGTGGAGCGGAGGGAGGGGGCACACGATGCGGCCTGTGGACCGAGGGTGGGTAGGAGGATGGGAGGGGCGTGGGTGTCAGAGGGGACCCACCACTCACCGATCAGCTTCAAGGTCAGGACACAGTGTGGCATCGTCCACTTGATGTCATAGGTGCCGGTGGCTGTGCTGTAATATCCGGCCAGAAGGTAGCCCTAGGAGAGGGGtgagtatttatttattccaccATCACTACAGTGCATCTCCCCCTGCTCTGAAATCCAAggtattctttcactttttcctttctcttgctctAGAAAGTGAACCTGTAAAGGGAAACGGACATCCTCAAGGTTTCTCAGCAAAATGAGGGCTAAACTGAGCATTTAAaggattaaaaagttaaaaaaaaattttgtttttttggcctcaccgcatggcctgtgggatcccagctccgtgaccagggattgagcctgggcccctgggccctcggcagtgagagcTCAGAGCCCCAACCATGGGACCGCTGGGGACTTCCCCAAACTGACAATGTAGATGCTCACATCCTGCAGCTCATTCCAAGTGGGTCTCCCGCCTTGACTTTGAGGGACTCC includes:
- the LPCAT3 gene encoding lysophospholipid acyltransferase 5; protein product: MASAAEGDMEAELTRGLRWDFQDLSLNKLATSLGASEQALRLIISIFLGYPLALFYRRYLFYKDSYLIHLFHTFTGLSIAYYNFGTQFYHSLLCILLQFLILRLMGRTVTAVLTTFCVQMGYLLAGYYSTATGTYDIKWTMPHCVLTLKLIGLAIDYYDGGKDQKSLSSEQQIYAIRGVPSLLEVAGFSYFYGAFLVGPQFSMNHYMKLVRGELTDVPGRIPNSTIPALRRLALGLVYLVGYTLLSPHITEDYLLSDDYHNGSFWFRCMYMLLWGKFVLYKYVTCWLVTEGVCILTGLGFSGFDEYGTAKWDACANMKVWLFETNPRFTGTIASFNINTNAWVARYFFKRLKFLGNKVLSQGLSLLFLALWHGLHSGYLVCFQMEFLIVIVERQAASLIQDSPVLSRLASITVLQPLYYLVQQTIHWLFMGYSMTAFCLFTWDKWMKVYKSIYFLGHVFFLSLLFILPYVRKVMVPRKEKLKKME